A portion of the Stigmatella aurantiaca DW4/3-1 genome contains these proteins:
- a CDS encoding tryptophan 2,3-dioxygenase: MAEHEWRPMNKREMEPGIVTELAGHTTYGEYLQLDRLLAAQVPRSQPPHHDEMLFIVQHQTSELWMKLLIHELTACIRYVQADQLEPSFKIFARVGQIQRMLFEQWSVLETLTPNEYLAFRDALGHASGFQSFQYHAVEMLLGMKDAKTLNPFRHVPAQHALLERLLESPGLYDEFLRHLARMGHPVPHDRAQRDWSQPYEKSPQVMEVFRRIYENTEKYWDAYEMCEKLVDTEERFQLWRYRHMMTVMRIIGFKQGTGGSSGVNFLRKALDIRFFPELWDVRTELSPLPSRRPPV, from the coding sequence ATGGCGGAGCATGAATGGCGCCCCATGAACAAGCGCGAGATGGAGCCTGGCATCGTCACGGAGCTGGCGGGCCATACGACGTACGGCGAATACCTGCAGTTGGACCGGTTGTTGGCCGCGCAGGTGCCTCGCTCACAGCCCCCGCACCACGATGAGATGTTGTTCATCGTTCAGCACCAAACAAGCGAGCTGTGGATGAAGCTGCTCATCCACGAGCTGACGGCGTGCATCCGCTATGTCCAGGCGGACCAGCTGGAGCCCTCGTTCAAGATTTTCGCGCGCGTGGGGCAAATCCAACGGATGCTCTTCGAGCAGTGGAGCGTGCTCGAAACGCTCACGCCCAACGAGTATCTGGCGTTCCGGGATGCCCTGGGCCACGCCTCCGGCTTCCAGAGCTTCCAGTATCACGCGGTGGAAATGCTGCTGGGGATGAAGGATGCGAAGACGCTGAACCCTTTCCGGCACGTGCCAGCGCAGCATGCGCTGCTGGAGCGGTTGCTGGAGTCACCCGGGCTGTATGACGAATTTCTGAGGCACCTGGCCCGCATGGGTCACCCGGTGCCGCACGACCGGGCGCAGCGGGACTGGAGCCAGCCGTATGAGAAGAGCCCCCAGGTCATGGAGGTCTTCCGGCGCATCTACGAGAACACGGAGAAGTACTGGGACGCGTACGAGATGTGCGAGAAGTTGGTGGACACCGAGGAGCGGTTCCAGCTCTGGCGCTACCGTCACATGATGACGGTGATGCGGATTATCGGTTTCAAGCAGGGCACGGGGGGCTCCTCCGGGGTGAATTTCCTGCGCAAGGCCTTGGACATCCGCTTCTTCCCGGAGCTGTGGGATGTGCGCACCGAGCTGTCGCCCCTGCCGTCGCGCCGCCCGCCTGTCTGA
- a CDS encoding OmpA family protein, whose protein sequence is MNQPTSLPKRPAITPIRLSLLSALVLSTSALAQPAGLPEFEVERIEFNPSGAGSLVLGTGQVLPGDSFRLALIGHYENRPLTPSIPDASAENGRREVPLINHRTTAHLVGAYGLGGNVEVGLQVPVILSNERGLLENTPFGTPEGGVKLGTPIATFNLGILTQSEAIPVDLAAGVSLGLPLGSDQALARESGPRAIPRITVGRESDGFRTGFELGAALRPRVTIGTGESSEAYNTLRLGTSVATVGEGLRYEGNLLLNIPFGTESLSAEALVGVRGPRSSGIEVFALGGMGFGGTLGTPDFRVMLGAAYGGMPARCVAGGKHTPAQCPDLDDDNDGVKNSDDACPTEGGKVDTKGCPLKDEDKDGVEDVADKCPQTPGAASAQGCPDQDGDGIQDSEDKCPAAAGNAAGQGCPDKDGDGIDDASDRCPAEAGPAERQGCPIKDADNDGVLDEQDSCPNEAGLPELKGCPAKDADNDTLADHLDNCPNEAGPVDNQGCPAKQKQLVAIRQDRIEIKEAVYFDSNASTIQARSNGLLDQMAKLLNEHPEIVSVLIEGHTDDRGAADYNRTLSKQRADTVRDYLVKKGVAAERLETQGYGPDRPVQPNTTAAGRTANRRVDFLTRYANTNPPAQP, encoded by the coding sequence ATGAACCAACCCACTTCTTTGCCCAAGCGACCGGCCATCACCCCGATCCGGTTGAGCCTTCTTTCCGCGCTGGTGTTGAGCACCTCCGCGCTGGCACAGCCTGCCGGCTTGCCGGAGTTCGAGGTGGAGCGCATCGAGTTCAATCCCAGTGGCGCGGGCTCGCTCGTGCTGGGCACCGGTCAGGTGCTGCCGGGCGACAGCTTTCGCCTCGCCCTCATCGGTCACTACGAGAACCGCCCGCTGACCCCGTCCATCCCGGATGCCAGCGCGGAGAATGGCCGCCGCGAAGTGCCGCTGATCAACCATCGCACCACCGCCCACCTTGTCGGCGCCTATGGTCTGGGGGGCAACGTGGAAGTCGGGCTCCAGGTGCCCGTCATTCTGAGCAATGAGCGGGGCCTGCTGGAGAACACGCCCTTTGGCACCCCCGAGGGGGGCGTGAAGCTGGGCACCCCGATCGCGACCTTCAATCTGGGGATTCTCACCCAGTCGGAGGCCATTCCGGTGGACCTGGCCGCCGGGGTGAGCTTGGGCCTGCCGCTGGGCAGCGATCAGGCGCTGGCGCGTGAGAGCGGGCCGCGCGCCATTCCCCGCATCACGGTGGGCCGCGAGAGCGACGGCTTCCGCACGGGCTTCGAGTTGGGCGCCGCGTTGCGCCCCCGCGTGACGATCGGGACGGGCGAGAGCAGCGAGGCGTACAACACGCTGCGCCTGGGCACCTCGGTGGCCACCGTGGGCGAGGGGCTCCGCTACGAGGGCAACCTCCTCTTGAACATCCCCTTCGGCACGGAGTCGCTCTCGGCCGAGGCGCTGGTGGGCGTGCGCGGCCCCAGGTCCAGCGGTATCGAGGTCTTCGCCCTGGGCGGCATGGGCTTCGGTGGCACGCTGGGCACCCCGGACTTCCGCGTCATGCTCGGAGCGGCCTACGGCGGCATGCCCGCGCGCTGTGTGGCGGGGGGCAAGCACACGCCCGCGCAGTGCCCGGACCTGGATGACGACAACGATGGGGTGAAGAACAGCGACGATGCCTGCCCCACCGAGGGGGGCAAGGTGGACACCAAGGGCTGCCCGCTCAAGGATGAGGACAAGGACGGCGTCGAGGATGTGGCCGACAAGTGCCCGCAGACGCCGGGCGCGGCGTCCGCCCAGGGCTGCCCGGACCAGGACGGCGACGGCATTCAGGACTCCGAGGACAAGTGCCCGGCCGCCGCGGGCAATGCCGCGGGCCAGGGCTGCCCCGACAAGGATGGCGACGGCATCGACGATGCGTCGGACCGCTGCCCGGCCGAGGCCGGCCCCGCCGAGCGTCAGGGCTGCCCCATCAAGGACGCGGACAACGATGGCGTGCTGGATGAGCAGGACAGCTGCCCCAACGAGGCGGGCCTGCCTGAGCTGAAGGGGTGCCCGGCCAAGGACGCGGACAACGACACGCTGGCTGACCACCTGGACAACTGCCCCAACGAGGCGGGCCCCGTCGACAACCAGGGCTGCCCGGCCAAGCAGAAGCAACTGGTGGCCATCCGCCAGGACCGCATCGAAATCAAGGAGGCCGTCTACTTCGACTCCAACGCGTCCACCATCCAGGCCCGCTCCAACGGGCTGCTCGACCAGATGGCCAAGCTGCTCAACGAGCACCCCGAGATTGTCTCGGTGCTCATCGAGGGGCACACGGACGACCGGGGCGCGGCCGACTACAACCGTACCCTGTCGAAGCAGCGCGCGGACACCGTGCGCGACTACCTCGTCAAGAAGGGCGTGGCCGCGGAGCGCCTGGAGACCCAGGGCTACGGTCCGGATCGCCCGGTGCAGCCCAACACCACCGCCGCTGGCCGCACCGCCAACCGCCGCGTGGACTTCCTCACCCGCTACGCCAACACGAATCCCCCCGCCCAGCCGTAG
- a CDS encoding hemerythrin domain-containing protein, which translates to MGPFDILSEKHRELEEHLEALLSEEGGAEAAERAWGLASLIRQHTRLEERHLQPLILRVEGRSRAREALEDHLALCELAEELEEFAPGGPEWQARLTALEDLLVAHAQEQEAALFPRIATCLNEREGEELLRVLESSQEDLGGRFGSSTEGQRLLDAPRWGP; encoded by the coding sequence ATGGGTCCTTTTGACATTTTGTCCGAGAAGCACCGCGAGCTGGAGGAGCACCTGGAGGCACTCCTTTCAGAAGAGGGGGGCGCCGAGGCCGCAGAGAGGGCCTGGGGGCTGGCCTCGCTGATCCGGCAACACACGCGGCTGGAGGAGCGCCACTTGCAGCCGCTGATCCTGCGCGTCGAGGGGCGCAGCCGGGCCCGTGAGGCGTTGGAGGATCATCTGGCCTTGTGCGAGCTGGCCGAAGAGTTGGAGGAATTCGCTCCGGGCGGGCCGGAATGGCAGGCACGGCTCACGGCCTTGGAGGATCTGCTGGTGGCGCATGCGCAAGAGCAGGAGGCGGCGCTCTTCCCTCGAATTGCTACATGCCTGAATGAGCGGGAGGGCGAGGAGTTGCTTCGCGTGCTTGAGTCCTCCCAAGAGGACCTGGGAGGGCGTTTTGGATCAAGCACAGAGGGCCAGCGCCTGCTGGATGCGCCGCGTTGGGGGCCCTGA
- a CDS encoding OmpA family protein, giving the protein MIDASLSTAVLAAPGHRVRPGCHRSLPARLTGLMALLLGATALAQPQGLPEIEIERLSLNPSGAGSLLLGTGELLREGGFRFSLTGHYENDPLVLFDDGERVGPVVQHRVTGHLAGAYGISDRLEVQLQVPVLLLQRGDDLTARGVGRPEEGLALGTPLVGLRFGILSQGHADPVDLAVGVNLGLPLGNADSLARDNSLRATPSVMVGRRFGFLRASLDAGALLRPRTLFSDDSDVKDEVGDAVRLGGTLATTDEGLRGEVDVIGTIPFRREGANIEALAGVRLPLGRHVEAYALGGVGFGESPGTPTFRGLLGVAVGSGPPPECVAGGKHTPSQCPDLDDDGDGVKNRVDTCPAEAGAVEAQGCAAREVDTDQDGILDTADQCPTVAGEAVHQGCPDTDKDGIPDAADQCPSAAGLAVFKGCPDTDKDGLRDSEDLCPLEAGPADRQGCPQKDSDGDGLLDEQDACPSVAGLKELKGCPAKDTDNDTVSDHLDNCPNEAGPASNQGCPAKQKQLVAIRQDRIDIKETVYFDSGKATIQRRSFKLLDQVAKLLREHPEIESITVEGHTDNVGKPEANLRLSQQRAEAVRDYLARKGVAPQRLEAKGYGQERPIAPNTTSKGRATNRRVDFITTTREGGQQ; this is encoded by the coding sequence ATGATTGATGCCTCACTTTCCACGGCCGTCTTGGCGGCTCCTGGCCACCGTGTGCGCCCGGGCTGCCACCGCTCCTTGCCGGCGCGGCTGACCGGTTTGATGGCGCTGTTGCTGGGCGCCACCGCGCTTGCCCAACCCCAGGGACTTCCCGAGATTGAAATCGAGCGGCTGTCCTTGAACCCCAGCGGCGCGGGCTCGCTGCTGCTGGGCACCGGCGAATTGCTGCGGGAAGGGGGATTCCGGTTCTCTCTCACGGGCCACTACGAGAATGACCCGCTGGTACTCTTCGATGACGGCGAGCGGGTGGGGCCCGTGGTGCAGCACCGCGTGACGGGCCACCTGGCGGGGGCCTATGGCATCTCGGACCGGTTGGAAGTGCAGTTGCAGGTGCCCGTGCTGCTGTTGCAGCGCGGTGATGACCTGACGGCGCGCGGCGTGGGCCGCCCCGAGGAGGGGTTGGCGCTGGGCACGCCCCTGGTGGGGCTGCGGTTCGGGATTCTCTCGCAGGGCCATGCGGACCCCGTGGACTTGGCGGTGGGCGTGAACCTGGGCCTGCCCCTGGGCAACGCCGATTCGTTGGCGCGGGACAACTCCCTGCGCGCCACCCCGAGCGTGATGGTGGGCCGCCGCTTCGGCTTCCTGCGCGCCTCACTCGATGCGGGGGCGCTGCTGCGGCCGCGCACCCTCTTCAGCGATGACTCGGACGTGAAGGACGAGGTGGGCGATGCGGTCCGCCTGGGCGGAACGCTGGCCACCACGGACGAGGGGCTGCGAGGCGAGGTGGATGTCATCGGCACCATTCCCTTCCGGCGCGAGGGGGCCAACATCGAGGCCCTGGCGGGCGTGCGGCTGCCGTTGGGCCGCCATGTCGAGGCCTATGCGCTGGGCGGCGTGGGGTTTGGAGAGTCTCCTGGCACGCCCACCTTCCGTGGGTTGCTGGGCGTGGCGGTCGGCAGTGGGCCCCCGCCCGAGTGTGTGGCGGGGGGGAAGCACACGCCCTCGCAGTGCCCGGACCTGGATGACGACGGCGATGGGGTGAAGAACCGGGTGGACACGTGCCCCGCCGAGGCAGGCGCCGTGGAGGCCCAGGGCTGCGCAGCGCGAGAGGTGGACACGGACCAGGACGGCATCCTGGACACGGCGGATCAGTGCCCCACGGTGGCCGGCGAGGCCGTGCACCAGGGCTGCCCGGACACGGACAAGGATGGCATTCCGGACGCGGCGGATCAGTGCCCGTCGGCGGCGGGTCTGGCGGTGTTCAAGGGCTGCCCGGACACGGACAAGGATGGGCTGCGGGACTCGGAAGACCTGTGCCCCCTGGAGGCAGGTCCCGCGGACCGCCAGGGCTGCCCGCAGAAGGACTCGGACGGGGATGGGTTGCTGGACGAGCAGGATGCGTGCCCCAGCGTGGCGGGCTTGAAGGAACTGAAGGGCTGCCCGGCCAAGGACACGGACAACGACACGGTGTCCGACCACCTGGACAACTGCCCCAACGAGGCGGGCCCCGCCAGCAACCAGGGCTGCCCGGCCAAGCAGAAGCAGTTGGTGGCCATCCGCCAGGACCGCATCGACATCAAGGAAACGGTCTACTTCGACAGCGGCAAGGCGACCATCCAGCGCCGCAGCTTCAAGCTGCTGGATCAGGTGGCCAAGCTGCTGCGCGAGCACCCGGAAATAGAGTCGATTACCGTCGAGGGCCACACGGACAACGTGGGCAAGCCGGAGGCGAACCTGCGGCTGTCCCAGCAACGCGCGGAGGCGGTGCGTGACTACCTCGCCCGTAAGGGCGTGGCACCGCAGCGTCTGGAAGCGAAGGGCTATGGGCAGGAGCGGCCCATTGCTCCCAACACCACGTCGAAGGGCCGGGCCACCAACCGCCGCGTCGACTTCATCACCACGACCCGCGAGGGCGGACAGCAGTAA
- a CDS encoding alpha/beta fold hydrolase: MLEAPSPQAPALVPALEDIQHGYALPLEERRVRGAPIRLFTFPNGTEEASRTVVCLPGLGASGRSFAPLAPLAPHHRLLLWTPTLRTPLTHAPLQWNVEALAHPEARLPPRFSLLGSSFGSLVSLAFALKHPERVRALILVSPVPSVHRVRRWALSLSTLVRIPKPFAYLFAPTVARVLGGRYLPPEGRAEIVREARRLSPLEMLRRLRDILDADYLESLEHLRVPTLIIHGARDHVVPLSDACDVARRIPGARLEVLREASHLPYMSHPQAFNAFVDDFLQDHLSDPPAATPSAP; the protein is encoded by the coding sequence ATGCTTGAGGCCCCCTCCCCCCAGGCGCCGGCGCTCGTTCCGGCGCTGGAGGACATTCAGCACGGCTACGCCTTGCCCCTGGAGGAGCGGCGGGTGCGCGGCGCGCCCATCCGCCTCTTTACCTTTCCGAATGGCACCGAGGAGGCGTCGCGCACCGTGGTGTGTTTGCCGGGCCTGGGGGCCTCGGGGCGCTCCTTCGCGCCCCTGGCGCCCCTCGCCCCGCACCACCGTCTGCTTTTGTGGACGCCCACGCTGCGCACCCCGCTGACACACGCGCCCTTGCAATGGAATGTGGAGGCCCTGGCGCACCCCGAGGCCCGGCTGCCCCCGCGGTTTTCCCTGCTGGGCTCGTCCTTTGGAAGCCTCGTCAGCCTGGCCTTCGCCTTGAAACATCCGGAGCGGGTCCGGGCGCTGATTCTGGTCTCCCCCGTGCCGAGCGTGCACCGCGTGCGGCGTTGGGCCTTGAGCCTCTCCACCCTGGTGCGCATCCCCAAACCTTTCGCCTATCTTTTCGCCCCCACGGTGGCGCGGGTGCTCGGCGGGCGCTATCTGCCCCCCGAAGGCCGCGCGGAGATCGTCCGCGAGGCACGGCGCCTCTCTCCGTTGGAGATGCTGCGGCGGCTCCGGGACATCCTGGATGCGGATTACCTGGAGTCCTTGGAGCACCTCCGGGTGCCCACCCTCATCATTCACGGGGCGAGGGACCACGTCGTCCCCTTGTCCGACGCATGTGACGTGGCCCGGCGCATCCCTGGCGCGCGGCTGGAGGTGCTCCGCGAAGCCAGCCACCTGCCCTACATGAGCCATCCGCAAGCCTTCAACGCCTTCGTGGACGATTTCCTGCAAGACCACCTCTCTGACCCTCCGGCCGCCACGCCCTCCGCCCCATGA
- a CDS encoding lysophospholipid acyltransferase family protein, translating into MYHRAQLLGAEHLPRNGPVLLVGNHGVWGYETPAFFHLLHQASGRYPLGLAERGFFRIPLVRTVLPWLGGLEGTPANALAALREGQLVVCYPGGAREVFKRSQGRYMLRWEQALGFVRLAARAGVPIVPFAGFGVDDTFFYPPGEERLCLRLSARDKYRVPLVMGLGPIPLPVRLTFAMGEPHEPPPENASETRLKAFRDRVAASVRRLLVRACHA; encoded by the coding sequence ATGTATCACCGGGCTCAGTTGTTGGGCGCCGAGCACTTGCCCAGAAATGGGCCGGTGTTGCTCGTCGGCAACCATGGCGTGTGGGGTTACGAGACCCCCGCCTTCTTTCACCTGCTCCACCAGGCCAGTGGCCGCTATCCGCTCGGGCTCGCCGAGCGGGGGTTCTTCCGCATTCCCCTGGTCCGCACGGTGCTCCCGTGGCTCGGGGGGCTGGAGGGAACGCCTGCCAATGCCCTGGCGGCGCTGCGCGAAGGCCAGCTGGTGGTCTGTTACCCCGGGGGGGCCCGTGAGGTGTTCAAGCGCTCTCAGGGCCGCTACATGCTTCGCTGGGAGCAGGCCTTGGGTTTCGTGCGCCTCGCCGCGCGCGCCGGGGTGCCCATCGTTCCCTTCGCCGGTTTCGGCGTGGATGACACATTCTTCTACCCTCCAGGAGAAGAACGACTGTGTCTGAGACTCTCCGCGCGGGACAAATACCGTGTGCCGTTGGTGATGGGATTGGGCCCCATCCCGCTGCCGGTGCGTCTGACATTTGCCATGGGTGAACCCCATGAGCCGCCGCCCGAGAATGCGTCCGAGACGCGCTTGAAGGCTTTCCGGGACCGGGTGGCCGCCAGCGTGCGCAGGCTTCTGGTGAGGGCCTGCCATGCTTGA